One region of Cobetia sp. cqz5-12 genomic DNA includes:
- the lon gene encoding endopeptidase La, whose amino-acid sequence MEQNEDQTLTLPLLPLRDVVVYPQMVIPLFVGREKSIQALEVAMEGDKKILLAAQREASQDDPTAEDLFAIGTVADIMQLLKLPDGTVKVLIEGSSRADIQAIRLHDDGYSIADVALRDSQPLSEREQETLVRVLLNQFEQYVKLSKKVPNEVLGSLQGIEDPSRLVDTISAHLSLGINDKQALLEMDKVRDRIEHLMTLIEAEIDLLQVEKRIRTRVKEQMEKSQREYYLNEQMKAIQKEMGELDDVPNEVEQYERRIKDAGMPKEAEEKATQELNKLKMMGPTSAEATVVRTYLDWLCDVPWKKRTRVRHDIDHAAKVLDEDHYGLDEVKERILEYLAVQKRVKKLKGPVLCLVGPPGVGKTSLGKSIARATNRQYTRMALGGVRDESEIRGHRRTYIGALPGKIIQRMAKTGVKNPLVLLDEIDKLGMDHRGDPASALLEVLDPEQNDKFADHYLELDYDLSETLFICTSNSMNIPGPLRDRMEIIRLPGYTEDEKLAIAMRYLAPKQLKANGLKPGELTFSEASVLELIRYYSREAGVRELERQLAKVCRKIVRERVVAEAKEGALSSMHLEAEQVEHYAGVRKYSFGLADAEDQIGRVTGLAWTSVGGELLTIESVVTPGKGRVSKTGSLGDVMKESVSAAHTVVRARAEAFGIEAERFEKEDLHIHVPEGATPKDGPSAGAAMVTAMVSAYCGRPVRCDVAMTGEVNLRGEVMPIGGLKEKLLAARRGGIKLVLIPEENRRDLKEVPDTIKDALDIRPVRWIDEVLEVALAEKSTAEKDDSRSDDASGRQTMISTH is encoded by the coding sequence ATGGAGCAGAACGAAGATCAGACCCTGACACTTCCGCTGCTGCCGCTGCGGGATGTGGTGGTCTATCCCCAGATGGTGATTCCGCTGTTCGTCGGCCGGGAAAAGTCGATCCAGGCCCTCGAAGTGGCCATGGAAGGCGACAAGAAGATCCTGCTTGCGGCGCAGCGTGAAGCCAGTCAGGACGACCCGACGGCGGAAGACCTGTTCGCCATCGGTACCGTTGCCGACATCATGCAGCTGCTCAAGCTGCCCGATGGCACCGTCAAGGTGCTGATCGAGGGTAGCTCGCGCGCTGATATCCAGGCGATTCGCCTGCACGACGATGGCTACAGCATCGCCGATGTCGCGCTGCGTGATAGCCAGCCGCTGTCCGAGCGAGAGCAGGAAACCCTGGTGCGCGTGCTGCTCAACCAGTTCGAGCAGTATGTGAAGCTTTCGAAGAAGGTGCCCAACGAAGTGCTGGGCAGCCTGCAGGGCATCGAAGACCCGAGCCGTCTGGTGGATACCATCAGCGCGCATCTGTCGCTGGGCATCAACGACAAGCAGGCGCTGCTCGAGATGGACAAGGTGCGTGACCGCATCGAGCACCTGATGACGCTGATCGAAGCGGAGATCGACCTGTTGCAGGTCGAGAAGCGCATTCGTACCCGCGTCAAGGAGCAGATGGAGAAGTCGCAGCGCGAGTACTACCTCAATGAGCAGATGAAGGCCATCCAGAAGGAAATGGGTGAGCTGGATGACGTGCCCAACGAGGTCGAGCAGTACGAGCGTCGCATCAAGGATGCCGGCATGCCCAAGGAGGCAGAGGAGAAGGCCACTCAGGAGCTCAACAAGCTCAAGATGATGGGGCCGACTTCCGCCGAGGCGACCGTGGTGCGCACTTATCTGGACTGGCTGTGCGACGTGCCGTGGAAGAAGCGCACGCGTGTGCGTCACGACATCGACCACGCCGCCAAGGTGCTGGACGAGGACCACTACGGTCTGGATGAGGTCAAGGAGCGCATCCTCGAGTATCTCGCCGTGCAGAAGCGCGTCAAGAAGCTCAAGGGGCCGGTGCTGTGCCTGGTCGGTCCGCCGGGTGTCGGCAAGACCTCGCTGGGCAAGTCCATCGCACGTGCCACCAACCGTCAGTACACCCGTATGGCGCTGGGCGGCGTGCGTGATGAGTCCGAGATTCGCGGTCACCGTCGTACCTATATCGGGGCACTGCCGGGCAAGATCATCCAGCGCATGGCCAAGACCGGCGTGAAGAACCCGTTGGTGCTGCTCGACGAGATCGACAAGTTGGGCATGGACCACCGCGGTGATCCGGCCTCGGCCCTGCTAGAGGTGCTGGACCCGGAGCAGAACGACAAGTTCGCCGATCACTACCTCGAGCTTGATTACGATCTGTCCGAGACGCTGTTCATCTGTACGTCCAACTCGATGAACATTCCGGGGCCGCTGCGCGACCGCATGGAGATCATCCGTCTGCCGGGTTACACCGAAGACGAGAAGCTGGCCATCGCGATGCGCTACCTGGCGCCCAAGCAGCTCAAGGCCAATGGCCTGAAGCCGGGCGAGCTGACCTTTAGCGAAGCCTCCGTGCTCGAGCTGATCCGTTATTACTCGCGTGAAGCCGGTGTGCGTGAACTTGAGCGTCAGCTCGCCAAGGTCTGCCGCAAGATCGTGCGTGAGCGTGTGGTCGCCGAGGCAAAGGAGGGTGCACTGTCTTCCATGCACCTTGAGGCCGAGCAGGTCGAGCACTACGCTGGAGTTCGCAAGTACAGCTTCGGACTTGCCGATGCCGAAGACCAGATCGGCCGTGTCACTGGCCTGGCATGGACTTCCGTCGGTGGGGAGCTGCTGACCATCGAGTCCGTCGTCACGCCCGGCAAGGGCCGTGTCAGCAAGACCGGGTCACTGGGCGACGTCATGAAGGAATCGGTGAGTGCCGCCCACACCGTGGTACGTGCACGTGCCGAGGCCTTCGGTATCGAGGCTGAGCGCTTCGAGAAGGAAGACCTGCACATTCACGTGCCGGAAGGCGCCACGCCCAAGGATGGCCCCAGTGCGGGCGCTGCCATGGTCACCGCGATGGTATCCGCTTACTGTGGACGCCCCGTGCGCTGTGACGTGGCAATGACCGGTGAGGTCAACCTGCGCGGCGAAGTCATGCCGATCGGTGGCCTCAAGGAGAAATTGCTGGCGGCGCGACGCGGTGGTATAAAGCTTGTGCTGATTCCCGAGGAAAATCGCCGTGACCTCAAGGAGGTTCCGGACACCATCAAGGATGCACTCGATATTCGGCCGGTGCGCTGGATCGACGAAGTGCTTGAGGTGGCTCTAGCAGAAAAGTCGACTGCTGAGAAGGATGATTCTCGTTCAGACGATGCCAGTGGTCGTCAGACAATGATCAGTACACATTGA